Proteins encoded in a region of the Anas acuta chromosome 13, bAnaAcu1.1, whole genome shotgun sequence genome:
- the ATP1B4 gene encoding protein ATP1B4, with the protein MELNAASPGGKRLENKDEEKVQDLDAGEAETKAEMGNKTWADLAGEMKTFLWNPEERTCLGRTAKSWGLILLFYFVFYTCLAGMFAFCMYVMLLTLSPYTPTYRDRVAPPGVMIRPYLNGFTIAFNVSKRSTWQPYVDSMHDFLAAYDDKVQEEKNIECISGQYFIQGGNESEEKKACQFKRSLLQNCSGIEDQTFGYSRGQPCILLKMNRIIGYRPGAGVPVSVDCKVQKGNESDLRSVDFYPGNGTFDLMYYPYYGKITHVNYTSPLVAMHFTDVKRNSLVPIQCSLHGKGIVNDVNSDRFLGRIIFTLSIGK; encoded by the exons ATggagctgaacgctgcctccCCGGGAGGCAAAAGGCTG GAAAATAAGGATGAAGAGAAAGTGCAGGATCTTGACgcaggagaagcagagaccAAGGCAGAGATGGGGAACAAAACTTGGGCAGACCTGGCTGGGGAGATGAAGACCTTCCTGTGGAACCCAGAGGAGAGAACCTGCCTAGGGAGAACAGCCAAGAGCTGGG gcctGATCTTACTGTTTTACTTCGTTTTTTACACGTGCCTGGCGGGGATGTTCGCCTTCTGCATGTACGTGATGCTGCTCACCCTGAGCCCCTACACACCCACCTACCGGGACCGTGTGGCTCCGCCAG GGGTGATGATCAGGCCATACCTGAATGGATTCACCATTGCCTTCAATGTCTCCAAGCGCAGCACGTGGCAGCCATACGTGGACAGCATGCACGACTTCCTAGCAG CTTATGATGACAAGGTTCAAGAGGAGAAGAATATTGAGTGCATCTCGGGGCAGTACTTCATCCAAGGGGGCAATGAGAGTGAAGAGAAGAAGGCCTGCCAGTTCAAGCGCTCACTGCTGCAGAACTGCTCGGGAATCGAGGATCAAACTTTTGGCTACTCCAGAGGCCAGCCCTGCATCCTGCTGAAGATGAACCGG atcATAGGCTACCGCCCTGGCGCCGGGGTCCCTGTGAGCGTAGACTGCAAAGTGCAG AAAGGCAATGAGAGCGACCTAAGGTCAGTGGACTTCTACCCTGGGAACGGCACGTTTGACCTCATGTATTATCCCTACTATGGCAAGATCACACAC GTCAACTACACGTCCCCACTGGTGGCCATGCACTTTACAGACGTGAAGAGGAATTCTTTGGTCCCCATTCAGTGCAGCCTGCACGGGAAAGGGATTGTCAATGACGTTAACAGTGACCGCTTCTTGGGACGAATCATCTTCACGCTCAGCATTGGGAAGTAG